ACATTGTAGCTAAGAATCTTCATTGGCCACCCCTAGATAATCTATCAACAGCATTATTTTGGGTTGTTGTCAAGGCgttcatgagtcatttagacgaCCTTATTATATAATGTTTTTACAATGGAAAAATGTTATCAACACTCTTGTCTGCCATCATAATGTTTGAATTATGCTCCTCTAATGTTAATGAACTTATTTTAGAGATAAAATAAATCATCATACCCCTAAAGGACTTGACTCTAGAGGAGTCGGGGGCAAAAACACTCTCATTTTACAATGTTATTGCCTCTTATTTTTCTGGTTTATTTAGAAACTACGACACTTCATTTACCATCTATATTTTTCTCTCCTTACAACTATTTATTTTGGgtgaaattttttataaattactaATATGTTTTAAGCATGTCTTTCTTGTAGGAAAAGATTGAGGCTCGGTTTAGAATAAAAAGAAACGTACAATTGCGGACACTGATGAATTTATATTGTGATCACTACTCTCAAGATTTTAACTCAATTGCTTTCTTATATGAGGGAAATTTGGTCTCCGCTTATCAAACGCCTGATGAGGTAAATTTTCGTTTACTTTGATGCAccaattattttaaaagtttaaggtatttagtaaataatatatgaatgattttatattatatttctaacatatTCCTCTGGCAAGATGATAATATATTTCTAAGAGAGAGTCCGCTTCAAGCGTCGATAATACAAACCCCACCTACCTTCTAAGATGTAATGAATAATTAGAATAATTTGGAGCAAAGATGATCGGGCTAACAACTTAGTCATAGAACTCCTAATACAATCTTGTGAACTAATTAATGTAAAAGTTTACGAAAGTCAATAGAGCTTTTGGTAGATCGTTTACTCAAATTTTATCTTTCAATTGCTCCTGTACACTTATGGTTGTTTTTAGAGCTTATCCTTGTATTGAAGTTTCTAAAATGACCATATCCATTTATACTTGCTCTACATTCTTTTCTACAGCAGCATATCATCCAATCTCATATATGAAATTGCTTCTTAGTCCTTATTTATTCTCTGTTGTTAATTTTGAGTAACATTGGCTTTGTGCAGCTAAAGATGGAAGACGAGGACGAGATTGATGCAATGTCGCACCAAATGGGAGGTGGATTTTAAATGTTTGATGATTTTGATCATAGAGCTTGAGAAAACCAATGGTCTATATTATGTAGTGCTTGTTTTAGCTATGTTTTTTACATCATATATCATAATAGTTCTAGTGTAGAGGGATGGATGGTTTAAGATATGGACTATGGAGTACTTAAGTTTCATGTTTATTGAAATCTTCTAGCTTCAAAGTTGTTTTTATGGTGTCAGATACAATATTACAGTGGGTCCCCTGTCCAAcagaaataaaattttaataaagtaTGTAgcatttaaatattatatttatctCCTTAAAATTATGATTAATAGCTTTAGTCATTCATGTATTGCTTTTGTGTAATTTGGGTTCACCTTTTTTAAAATGAGTGATTACGGTCTTGAATTTTATTGACATATTCAAATCAGTACCTTCCGTGGAGTTTGATGACAAGGCATTTTTACTAATAAAAATTATGAGACATGTAAGTTTTCAATTTTCTCTTGCATATTCGAATCAGTTGATGGGATGAGACTTTTGTTCTAAAAAGATTGGATGGAAGCATAGTATGCTTTTAAACACTGCCATCGACTTAGAAGCATGGGaatgagaaagaagagagaatgcCTAGTCTTGTAATTTACACATTCAATTTTGATGTTAAGAATAAGAGTAatgtgaatgattttatattattatttctagtAAGTCCTTCACGCAAGAACCCGTTGCTGATGAGTCAGaaacacataaaaaaaattatattattatttttaacaagTATGATATGGTATTGTTTGCTTAGAAAAAAATTTGTCTGTTCATTCAGTTTTACAGTGTAATGTGTAATAATTCCAAGCGTATTTGAGATGTTTCTTCCTTAACTTTTCACCTCTTATTGATCATGAGTGCCCCAGAGGAAAATTAATAATCTACTTTAGTCCATATGAAGCCCCAAAATTTATCATATCTGCAGCGGTACAATTGCATCTGCAATATTAGTGGTCCTTTTACCTTGATCAAATCACCCAAGAGGATATTGATTGAAGAGGAACGGTTGAACTCCAGTTAGAATGAGGGTGAGGAGAGCTTCAGTAGGATTGGAGAGAGGGTCTTGAGGTCTCCCACCAAAGTCAAGCGCACGAAGAGTCCTTGTAAAGACACTTCAATGCCTAAGTTTGTGGCCGGTGGAGTTTGGAGATTTCTCTAAAAACTTGGATAAAGATTGTATACTTGTTTCAGGGTTGAATATGGCCCTTTATACCTGTGTGGGTGTGAGTGGATCTTCAAGTATAGTAATGAGTGTTTGGATTCTGAATGAATCCTAGCCTACCATCCTTTTGTTGTTCCCAGAGATCTGATGGCTACACGTTCTTTGTGAATCAGACCTGGGTCTTGAGCTCCTCACCTATACCTGTAGCTAGGTTAGACCCTAGAGAACTCGTGATGGGACATGATGAGGTGAATGACATCTTAGGGGTTCCTAACTCAAGTGTTGGTACCAATCGTAAAGAAGAGGCAGTCATGTGAGTTTATCCCTAGGGGAGTCACGATCGGTCTAGAGTGGTCTATTTTTACTAAGGGTGCTCGGCTCGTCAGATGTGTAGCAATCGGTGGGTTGACTGGGACTGGGTCAACCCTCCATAACAAAATGCATCAGGAATAAAATGTCATCATATAGTGGAACTAAAACACTCACATGCGGGTGACTGTTTTTATCACCATGACTAATCAACAAAGAATTGTTGAAAAattaggaaaagaaaaagaataagtAGCCACAAATAAATATCATCTCGGCAAGAGTGAAAATGTGGGAAGTATAAATTCACTTTATAAAGATAATCTGTAAATTCAATAATAAATTTACTAAGCTTGTAAAACAAAAATACCAAACCAATGTTGGATAGTTAAAGAAAAACATTAAGGCCCGGTCATTAAGTGTTAAAAGAAATATTTGAGTGGTAGTGATGTGGGAACATAGGAAATTCAGCATCTTGAGGTTGTTACTAACTTTAGATGCTAGACCAGCAGGCACCTCATCCTCCATAGCAAGAAGAACATTTGACAGCTTCATAATTAGGGTCCAATACTGTTCCTTAAAATTCTTCGCCAAAGCCTCCATGTGATCCACTACCTTGCACTCCTAGTGAAACAGGGGGCTCCAATGCAGCCGCCGTGGCGCAAATCACGACAGCCTCATTTGAGACCTTCACCATTAGGTAGTAATTGAATAATGCCTGCCATATATTTCCTTTTTCTAACTGCTTAAACTCATACCAATGCAAAAATGTTATATACTACTGTCCATAAACAGAGATTTCCCCATTTTGGTTAAATTCTCCTACTCTGCTATAATGGAAATAAAACTCCTATTTGAGAGCATAAATGATCATTGAATGggaaaatggaagaaaaaaaattaaagcttgAGGGATGATAAAAGCTAGAGGAAACATTAAAGCATTCTAAGAAAAAGGTATGGAAACCATGGTGATAAAAACGTAAAGAAACAAAAAGGGACAGTAACCAACCAAGGAACAAAGGAAGAAGTAATTTTTGCACACACGTGCTTACATTCTTAGACAATTCATCAACCATGGGGGTAAGTACTAAAGTACCTGTTTCAAGGTATCAGGTATGCCACACTAAATTGGAATCAAGCTGCAAACAACAGTCTATGCAAATAAAAAAGGAAGAACCTGAATTGCTattcatcagcacaatcaaataaaaaaaaaaggaagaaccTAAAGGAAAATAGGATTCAGAAAACAGCAATAAAAAAACATGCAAAAATTAATTCCTTCAAAGAACATTAAAAGAGGAAGCCACACGCGTATGAAGAGTTATTAAATCTAAATCCTCTAACAGGATATTCGGGGATGGCTCATATTCCTGTAAAAGCCTTCTTAACATCTCCATGCAAGagagaattttttaaaaaaagaagttaGATATGAAGAAAAACTAAATGGAGTCACCGAAGTTGTAGATTGCATTTGAAGCAACAGATCCACAAGACAGGATCGTCAGTCACCAATCTGCACAGAACAAATATACATGATTCTTAAATTTCAGTATAATCTTCTAGATATTAACTTGCACAGTTCTCCTAACAAATatacatcaaaattaaacaCAAATAAGCATGCCAAATTTTGTTTTGGGCTCACTTGCTTTCTCAATCTCCAACTCCAACTACATGAGCATCAAACGCTTGTTTCCAATTGTTGAACCAAAGCTCTGTGAATCACATATGCGCAAATCATACTGCAATCACTGCCTAACTTCTTATAAAATTACATTCTACAACCTTCTTCCATAGCTGACATTGCCAAGTAGCCTCACAATTTTGGGCTAAATGTCACAACACCTACGCATGGATATTGAGCAACTATATTGTTGAAGACCCTAATTAAAGACACAGATGTTGAAGACCCAAATTAAAGAATATATGATTGTAACTCCATATATTATGCGCCTCTGCACTTAATTCAAGTCACTCTACCCCATTTGAGTCCTAAATGTTTTAATGTATCAATTTACTGCAAGCCACTCACACCATAGAAAGATGCTGGATATAATAGTCATACCTCAAAGTCTCTCCTATCAAACCTCAAAGTCATGTCATTGATCTCTCGTTAGAAGACAGCTGATTCTTCCCTCAAGTTCTAATGTTTCAATTCTCTAATTCCATCTATCAAATCATTTATATTACTCTGCATATAATAAGTTCAGAAGTCAGATGAATAATTAgcatttagagagagagagagagagagagagagagagagagtaaaatgATTTGTTAATAGTGATATCACTTCCATTCATTGTAAAATAGCAGACATTTGCTTGCAAGGACAAAACACATGTATAAAATAAGAACATTTCAACCATAAACCAAACCAATCATATACTCTTGCTTGTGAAAATGACATCTACATCATAAATATGGTAACAATAATGGACTGTAATTTATGCTTTGATTCTAAACCTCATTCCAATTATTCACCCAAGTGCACTGAACTGCTTCACATTTAAAGGATTATGGCATTTCTAGTTTGGGATCAGAATTTTATTCTTGACTATTGAATCTCCAAGCCCTAGACCTGCATAtgacatatattatatatagacTATCATTTTTAAGGTTTGACGGTTGGAAAAATGGGATAGTGgcttagtgaagttctgatttAAAGTATAAACTTATCACCCTATGTAACATACTTCTtaaagaaaatcaaatacaGAGTACATTTTGATAATACTATTGAAACAGGAAAAATAGGTAACATAAGATCATTACCCACTACCCAGTATTCAATAGAATGTTAACATATAAGATCTCATAAATATTGATCTAAAAGCAAACTGCTGAAGGAGGAAATATAT
This is a stretch of genomic DNA from Lotus japonicus ecotype B-129 chromosome 1, LjGifu_v1.2. It encodes these proteins:
- the LOC130729364 gene encoding small ubiquitin-related modifier 1-like is translated as MSAASASGERGSQDQDQEKKPATNQGSSHINIKVNGVQEKIEARFRIKRNVQLRTLMNLYCDHYSQDFNSIAFLYEGNLVSAYQTPDELKMEDEDEIDAMSHQMGGGF